Proteins encoded together in one Bradyrhizobium sp. PSBB068 window:
- a CDS encoding anthranilate synthase component I encodes MNRTVFSLPAKSEYLTNGGLAVARVVEQFTGGANRLDDLIALLDRRRGVVLSSGTTVPGRYESFDLGFADPPLVLETSGTDFSLQALNPRGEVLIAFLGDVLREPCVVISERSATRLAGHIIRGEAPVEEDQRTRRASVMSLVRDMVAAFTSNADPLLGLFGAFAYDLVFQIEDLVQKRAREADQRDIVLYVPDRLLAYDRATGRGVALNYEFAWKGKSTAGQSHETAPSLYAKTDRQGFADHAAGEYQATVEVARAAFARGDLFEAVPGQLFAEPCERSPAEVFQRLCRINPSPYGALMNLGDGEFLVSASPEMFVRSDGRRVETCPISGTIARGSDSIGDAEQIRKLLNSEKDEFELNMCTDVDRNDKARVCVPGTIKVLARRQIETYSKLFHTVDHVEGMLRPGFDSLDAFLTHAWAVTVTGAPKLWAMQFVEDHERSPRRWYAGAIGCVNFDGSINTGLTIRTIRMKDGLAEVRVGATCLFDSDPAAEDRECQVKAAALFQALRGDPPKPLSDFAPDATGSGKNVLLIDHDDSFVHMLADYFRQVGANVTVVRHIHAQDMLKKKGWDLLVLSPGPGRPEDFGIAKTIDTALEKKLPIFGVCLGVQAIGEYFGGELGQLAQPAHGRPSRVQVRGGRLMHNLPNEIVIGRYHSLYVERDSVPEVLAVTATTEDGVAMVIEHKTLPVGGVQFHPESLMSLGNEVGLRIVENAFRLNPPAN; translated from the coding sequence ATGAACAGGACAGTCTTCTCCCTGCCGGCCAAGAGCGAATACCTGACCAATGGCGGCCTTGCGGTCGCCCGCGTGGTCGAGCAGTTCACCGGCGGCGCCAATCGCCTCGATGATCTGATCGCGCTGCTCGACCGCCGCCGCGGCGTGGTGCTGTCCTCGGGCACCACGGTGCCGGGCCGCTACGAGAGCTTCGACCTCGGCTTTGCCGATCCGCCGCTGGTGCTGGAAACCTCGGGCACCGATTTCTCGTTGCAGGCGCTGAACCCGCGCGGCGAGGTGCTGATCGCCTTTCTCGGCGACGTGCTGCGCGAGCCCTGCGTCGTGATCTCGGAGCGCAGCGCGACAAGGCTTGCAGGCCATATCATCCGCGGCGAAGCGCCGGTCGAGGAAGACCAGCGCACCCGCCGCGCCAGCGTGATGTCGCTGGTGCGCGACATGGTGGCGGCGTTCACCTCCAATGCCGATCCGCTGCTCGGCCTGTTCGGCGCCTTCGCCTACGACCTCGTGTTCCAGATCGAGGACCTCGTGCAGAAGCGCGCCCGCGAGGCCGACCAGCGCGATATCGTGCTGTACGTGCCGGACCGGCTCTTGGCCTATGACCGCGCCACCGGTCGCGGCGTGGCGCTGAATTACGAGTTTGCGTGGAAGGGCAAATCCACCGCCGGCCAGTCGCACGAGACCGCGCCGAGCCTCTATGCCAAGACCGACCGGCAGGGCTTTGCCGATCACGCCGCGGGCGAATATCAGGCGACCGTCGAAGTGGCGCGCGCGGCGTTCGCCCGCGGCGACCTGTTTGAGGCGGTGCCGGGGCAGCTGTTCGCCGAGCCCTGCGAGCGCTCGCCGGCGGAAGTGTTCCAGCGGCTCTGCCGCATCAATCCGTCGCCCTACGGCGCGCTGATGAATCTCGGCGACGGCGAATTCCTGGTCTCCGCCTCGCCCGAGATGTTCGTGCGCTCCGACGGCCGCCGGGTCGAGACCTGCCCGATCTCGGGCACCATCGCGCGTGGCTCGGATTCGATCGGCGATGCCGAGCAGATCCGCAAGCTGCTGAACTCGGAGAAGGACGAGTTCGAGCTCAACATGTGCACCGACGTCGACCGCAACGACAAGGCGCGCGTCTGCGTGCCCGGCACCATCAAGGTGCTGGCGCGGCGCCAGATCGAGACCTACTCAAAGCTGTTCCACACCGTCGACCACGTCGAGGGCATGCTGCGGCCGGGCTTCGATTCGCTCGATGCGTTCCTGACCCATGCCTGGGCGGTCACCGTCACGGGTGCACCGAAGCTGTGGGCGATGCAGTTCGTCGAGGACCATGAGCGGTCGCCGCGGCGCTGGTACGCCGGCGCGATCGGCTGCGTCAATTTCGACGGCAGCATCAACACCGGCCTCACCATCCGCACCATCCGTATGAAGGATGGCCTCGCCGAGGTGCGCGTCGGCGCCACCTGCCTGTTCGACTCCGATCCCGCCGCAGAGGACCGCGAGTGCCAGGTCAAGGCCGCGGCGCTGTTCCAGGCCCTGCGCGGCGATCCGCCGAAGCCGCTGTCCGATTTCGCACCCGATGCCACCGGCTCCGGCAAGAACGTGCTCTTGATCGATCATGACGACAGTTTCGTCCACATGCTGGCGGATTACTTCCGCCAGGTCGGCGCCAACGTCACCGTGGTCCGGCACATCCATGCCCAGGACATGCTCAAGAAGAAGGGCTGGGATCTTCTGGTGCTGTCGCCCGGGCCGGGCCGTCCGGAGGATTTTGGCATCGCGAAGACCATCGATACCGCGCTGGAAAAGAAGCTGCCGATCTTCGGCGTCTGCCTCGGCGTGCAGGCGATCGGCGAATATTTCGGCGGTGAGCTCGGCCAGCTCGCCCAGCCCGCGCATGGCCGTCCCTCGCGCGTGCAGGTGCGCGGCGGCCGGCTGATGCATAATCTGCCGAACGAGATCGTGATCGGCCGCTACCACTCGCTCTATGTCGAGCGTGACAGCGTGCCCGAGGTGCTGGCGGTGACCGCGACCACCGAAGACGGCGTCGCGATGGTGATCGAGCACAAGACCCTGCCGGTCGGCGGCGTGCAATTCCATCCGGAATCGCTGATGTCGCTCGGCAACGAGGTCGGCCTGCGCATTGTCGAGAATGCATTCCGGCTGAATCCGCCGGCCAATTGA
- a CDS encoding dienelactone hydrolase family protein has product MGTSITFKRPDGKEASGYLANAARGNAPGVVVIQEWWGLQDQIKGMCDRFARAGFDALAPDLYKGKVVPYHDTEAAGKEMNSLDFMDATTQTVRGAAQYLAKNGAKVGLTGFCLGGAVTIIGATKIPELTAGVVFYGIPPEQAAKPADVRIPLQGHFATKDDWCTPALVDGFEKAMKAAGKSLELYRYDADHGFGNEQRLSVHDRQCAELAWDRATEFFRKHLG; this is encoded by the coding sequence ATGGGTACCAGCATCACCTTCAAGCGTCCGGACGGCAAGGAAGCGTCGGGCTATCTTGCCAATGCCGCACGCGGCAACGCGCCCGGAGTGGTCGTGATCCAGGAATGGTGGGGCCTCCAGGACCAGATCAAGGGCATGTGCGACCGCTTCGCGCGGGCAGGTTTCGATGCGCTGGCGCCCGATCTCTACAAGGGCAAGGTGGTGCCGTATCACGACACCGAAGCCGCCGGCAAAGAGATGAACTCGCTCGACTTCATGGACGCCACCACCCAAACGGTGCGCGGTGCCGCGCAGTACCTCGCCAAGAACGGCGCCAAGGTCGGCCTCACCGGCTTCTGCCTCGGCGGTGCGGTGACCATCATCGGCGCCACCAAGATCCCGGAATTGACGGCCGGCGTGGTGTTCTACGGCATTCCGCCGGAGCAGGCGGCCAAGCCGGCGGATGTTCGGATTCCGCTGCAGGGCCATTTTGCCACCAAGGACGACTGGTGCACGCCGGCGCTGGTCGATGGCTTCGAGAAGGCGATGAAGGCCGCCGGCAAATCGCTGGAGCTGTACCGCTATGACGCCGACCACGGTTTCGGCAACGAGCAGCGCCTGTCGGTGCACGACCGGCAGTGCGCGGAGTTGGCCTGGGACCGGGCGACGGAGTTCTTCAGGAAGCATCTGGGGTAA
- a CDS encoding VOC family protein, translating to MAEARMAILGLGYAGFGSDALDDWRQFGTGLVGLQAIERGNALLAFRMDDRKQRIVIDRAQGEGTRFFGWEVADATDLDALAARLERAGVAVTSEPQALADSRRVRGLISFSDPAGNRLEAFHGAEIDDAPFRPGRSISGFRTGALGLGHAVLTVENLVPVMSFYVDVLGFGLSDYIEKPFRAYFFHVNARHHSLALIETGSNGMHHLMVELFSLDDVGQAYDIAQQEDRVNVTLGRHTNDLMTSFYARSPSAFMVECGWGGREIDPANWTPFEMHDGPSLWGHERVWLSPEDRAVAREMRMRAAAEGKRAPVQVMEGNFKLMSGTCPWWDGVKDA from the coding sequence ATGGCGGAGGCGCGGATGGCGATTTTGGGTCTCGGATATGCCGGCTTCGGCTCGGATGCGCTGGACGACTGGCGGCAATTCGGCACCGGCCTGGTCGGGCTGCAGGCGATCGAGCGCGGCAACGCGCTGCTCGCGTTCCGGATGGACGACCGCAAGCAACGCATCGTGATCGACCGCGCGCAGGGCGAAGGCACGAGGTTCTTCGGCTGGGAGGTGGCGGATGCCACGGATCTCGATGCGCTGGCGGCGCGGCTGGAGCGCGCCGGCGTCGCCGTAACATCAGAGCCGCAGGCGCTCGCCGATAGCCGGCGGGTGCGGGGCCTGATCTCGTTCAGCGACCCCGCCGGCAACCGGCTCGAGGCGTTTCACGGCGCCGAGATCGACGACGCGCCGTTCAGGCCGGGCCGCTCGATCTCCGGCTTCCGCACCGGCGCGCTCGGCCTCGGCCACGCGGTGCTGACGGTCGAGAATCTCGTCCCTGTCATGAGCTTCTATGTCGACGTGCTCGGCTTCGGCCTCAGCGACTACATCGAAAAGCCGTTCCGCGCCTACTTCTTCCACGTCAATGCCCGCCACCACTCGCTGGCGCTGATCGAGACCGGCAGCAACGGCATGCATCATCTGATGGTGGAGCTGTTCTCGCTCGACGATGTCGGCCAAGCCTACGACATCGCGCAGCAGGAGGACCGGGTCAACGTCACGCTCGGCCGACACACCAACGATTTGATGACGTCGTTCTACGCCAGGTCACCGTCAGCCTTCATGGTCGAGTGCGGCTGGGGCGGCCGCGAGATCGATCCTGCGAACTGGACGCCGTTCGAGATGCATGACGGCCCGAGCCTGTGGGGCCACGAACGGGTCTGGCTGTCGCCGGAGGACCGCGCGGTCGCGCGCGAGATGCGGATGCGCGCCGCCGCCGAGGGCAAGCGCGCACCGGTGCAGGTGATGGAAGGCAATTTCAAGCTGATGTCGGGAACGTGCCCGTGGTGGGATGGGGTGAAGGACGCATAG
- a CDS encoding cytochrome b N-terminal domain-containing protein, with protein sequence MSGPSDFQPSNPALKWIERRLPIFGLIHSSFVAYPTPRNLNYWWTFGAILSLMLGLQILTGVILAMHYTPHADLAFKSVELIVRDVNYGWLLRNMHACGASMFFFAVYIHMFRGLYYGSYKEPREVLWILGVIIYLLMMATGFMGYVLPWGQMSFWGATVITNLFSAVPYFGESIVTLLWGGYSVGNPTLNRFFSLHYLLPFVIAGVVVLHVWALHVAGQNNPAGVEAKTEKDTVPFTPYATIKDAFGVSCFLIFFAWFIFYMPNYLGDADNYIPANPGVTPAHIVPEWYYLPFYAILRSIPNKLAGVVAMFSAIIILCFLPWLDSARTRSSKYRPLAKQFFWIFVVVCILLGYLGSQPPEGIYVIAGRILTVCYFAYFLIVLPLLARIETPRPVPNSIADDVLAKSKGRAATAASVMLAMVVAGGLFVGGTQNAKAEEGGNAPPAQSWSFSGPFGKYDRGSLQRGLKVYKEVCSACHGLSYVAFRNLADAGGPGYSVAQAAAFASEYKIKDGPNDQGEMFERPGRPADYFPSPFPNEQAARAANGGAAPPDLSLITKARSYKRGFPQFVIDFFSQYQEQGPDYVDAILQGFEDKAPAGVTIPEGSYYNKYFPGHAIKMPKPLSDGQVTFDDGSPATVKQYAHDVTTFLMWAAEPHMEERKRIGMQVFFFLVIFAILMYFTKRKVWADAH encoded by the coding sequence ATGAGCGGACCATCTGATTTCCAACCGAGCAACCCCGCCTTGAAGTGGATCGAACGGCGCCTTCCGATCTTCGGCCTGATCCACTCTTCATTCGTGGCCTATCCGACGCCGCGCAACCTGAACTACTGGTGGACCTTCGGCGCCATCCTTTCGCTGATGCTGGGTCTGCAGATCCTGACCGGCGTGATCCTGGCGATGCACTACACGCCGCACGCCGATCTCGCCTTCAAGTCGGTCGAGCTGATCGTCCGCGACGTCAATTACGGCTGGCTGCTGCGCAACATGCATGCCTGCGGCGCGTCGATGTTCTTCTTCGCCGTCTACATCCACATGTTCCGCGGCCTTTATTACGGGTCGTACAAGGAGCCGCGCGAGGTGCTGTGGATCCTCGGCGTCATCATCTACCTCTTGATGATGGCCACCGGCTTCATGGGCTACGTGCTGCCGTGGGGCCAGATGAGCTTCTGGGGCGCCACCGTCATCACCAACCTGTTCTCGGCCGTGCCGTATTTCGGCGAGAGCATCGTGACGCTGCTGTGGGGCGGTTATTCGGTCGGTAACCCGACGCTGAACCGCTTCTTCTCGCTGCACTATCTGCTACCGTTCGTGATCGCCGGCGTGGTCGTGCTGCACGTCTGGGCACTGCACGTCGCGGGTCAGAACAACCCGGCCGGCGTCGAGGCCAAGACCGAGAAGGACACCGTTCCGTTCACGCCCTATGCGACGATCAAGGACGCGTTCGGCGTGTCGTGCTTCCTGATCTTCTTCGCCTGGTTCATCTTCTACATGCCGAACTATCTCGGCGACGCCGACAACTACATCCCGGCGAACCCCGGCGTGACCCCGGCGCACATCGTGCCTGAATGGTACTACCTGCCGTTCTACGCGATCCTGCGCTCGATCCCGAACAAGCTCGCCGGCGTCGTGGCGATGTTCTCGGCGATCATCATCCTGTGCTTCCTGCCCTGGCTCGACAGCGCACGGACCCGGTCGTCGAAGTATCGTCCGCTGGCCAAGCAGTTTTTCTGGATCTTCGTGGTGGTCTGCATCCTGCTCGGCTATCTCGGCTCGCAACCGCCGGAAGGCATCTATGTGATCGCCGGCCGCATCCTGACGGTGTGCTACTTCGCCTACTTCCTGATCGTGCTGCCGCTGCTCGCCCGCATCGAGACGCCGCGCCCGGTGCCGAACTCGATCGCCGACGACGTGCTGGCGAAGAGCAAGGGCAGGGCCGCGACCGCAGCCTCGGTGATGCTCGCGATGGTGGTGGCCGGCGGCCTGTTCGTAGGCGGCACCCAGAACGCCAAGGCCGAGGAGGGCGGCAATGCGCCGCCGGCGCAGAGCTGGTCGTTCTCCGGCCCGTTCGGCAAGTATGACCGCGGCTCGCTGCAGCGTGGCCTGAAGGTCTACAAGGAAGTCTGCTCGGCCTGCCACGGCCTGTCCTATGTCGCGTTCCGCAACTTGGCGGATGCCGGCGGCCCCGGCTATTCGGTGGCGCAGGCGGCTGCGTTCGCGTCGGAATACAAGATCAAGGATGGTCCGAACGACCAGGGCGAGATGTTCGAGCGTCCGGGCCGTCCGGCGGACTACTTCCCGTCGCCGTTCCCGAACGAGCAGGCCGCGCGCGCAGCCAATGGCGGCGCGGCACCGCCCGATCTCTCGCTGATCACCAAGGCGCGGTCCTACAAGCGCGGCTTCCCGCAATTCGTGATCGACTTCTTCAGCCAGTACCAGGAGCAGGGCCCGGACTACGTCGACGCCATCCTGCAGGGCTTCGAGGACAAGGCCCCGGCTGGCGTCACGATCCCCGAGGGCTCGTACTACAACAAGTACTTCCCCGGCCACGCCATCAAGATGCCGAAGCCGCTGTCCGACGGTCAGGTGACCTTCGACGACGGCTCGCCGGCGACGGTCAAGCAGTACGCGCATGACGTCACCACCTTCCTGATGTGGGCCGCCGAGCCGCACATGGAAGAGCGCAAGCGGATCGGCATGCAGGTGTTCTTCTTCCTGGTGATCTTCGCCATCCTTATGTACTTCACCAAGCGCAAGGTTTGGGCCGACGCGCACTGA
- the petA gene encoding ubiquinol-cytochrome c reductase iron-sulfur subunit, which yields MTTASSADHPTRRDFLFVATGAAAAVGAAATVWPLVAQMNPDAATIAAGAPIQVDLAPIAEGQDIKVFWRGKPIYISHRTKKQIEEAQKVPLSSLPDPQPDSARVKAGHDQWLVVIGICTHLGCIPIAHEGNYDGFFCPCHGSQYDSSGRIRQGPAPANLAVPPYAFLSDTKIQIG from the coding sequence GTGACGACAGCGTCTTCGGCGGACCATCCGACACGCCGTGATTTTCTCTTTGTTGCAACCGGAGCTGCCGCCGCGGTCGGCGCAGCCGCCACCGTCTGGCCGCTGGTTGCCCAGATGAACCCGGACGCCGCGACGATCGCGGCCGGCGCGCCGATCCAGGTCGACCTGGCGCCGATCGCCGAGGGCCAGGACATCAAGGTGTTCTGGCGCGGCAAGCCGATCTACATCAGCCATCGCACCAAGAAGCAGATCGAGGAGGCTCAGAAGGTGCCGCTCTCGAGCCTGCCCGATCCGCAGCCCGACTCGGCCCGCGTCAAGGCCGGCCACGACCAGTGGCTGGTGGTGATCGGCATCTGCACCCATCTCGGCTGTATCCCGATCGCCCATGAGGGCAATTACGACGGTTTCTTCTGCCCCTGCCACGGCTCCCAGTACGACTCCTCCGGTCGTATCCGCCAGGGGCCGGCGCCCGCCAATCTGGCGGTGCCGCCCTACGCCTTCCTTTCCGACACCAAAATCCAGATCGGCTAA